The genomic interval TACCAATTCGATAGTGAAGAATTCCGTAACTTGTGGATGCAAACCTTAATGGCACTTTATTTTTATGATGTTGCTATTATTTTGCGTGATCGCGAGTCATTAAAACCCAGCTATCGCCAGTTCTATTTAATTCATCATGGAGTTAGTTTTTTATTGTTTGCCTTATGGCATGTGAGCTTCATTCCTTTCACTGAAGCCATGGCTTTGGGCGCTTTATTGTGGGTAAGCAGTGATGTGTGGCGTTGGGCGGAACAATATTGGCGATTAAGTGGACACGTATCCAGCGAACAATTAAAAGATATTGTGTACTATTTAGAGCGAGGCCACAGAGTCTTTGCTTATGGGTTATATCTGGTTATTTTGGAATTTCAGTTCACTCATTCATCAGAACTGGTATTACTTGCTAGCGGAATCCTGATGGATGCTATTGATACCTGGTTCCAGCGCAGAGTTAGGCATTATCGTAAACAAAAACAAATACGTAACACTGAAAGTTATAACGCCAATAAACATGATGTGATCATTCATGATAAAGCCGCATAGACATTCACTATGACAAAACATCAGCCCGACTGATACCACATAGCATGAGCAACTTGCTCCATAGCATACCAGTTATCACCTTGTGGACACCATTCATCAAAGTTGCGAGTGGCAGACAACATGAAATCCAATAACCCTAAATGCTGACGCATTACGCGGGCGTGTCTATGAGGCACCATGGGGTGAAACAAACCACTAAAACTCAGTAGCTGCACAGGACGTTTTTTAACCCAATTCCAAGAACCCATTTCCAATGTGATTGGAAGTAGACGTTTATTTAATTTCTGACATTTTCGGTGAAAATAATCCCAAACATCACCATGGGTTAAATAGCGAATACTTTGTGGTTCAAATATATATCGGTGGTGAGGATAATTACGCTCCCACAATATTTTCAACGCCATATAAATCGCCACGTCATTGATCGGTTGTTTACGAAATGCATACGGTATCCACAACTGATCACGCAAACCAAAGCCACTATGAATATCCAGTGCGATAACCGTTTTATTTTCTGCTGTAATCGTATCAATTACGCTTTCCAGCACACTAAACTCTTTCTCTGGTGCAATCCCATGCTTACCGCGATACCAAGGCAACCATGAACTAAAACGCTGACCACCCACCAAAAATGAAGGGCTGTCTTCTGCATCAATAGGCGCATGACGATTGATATCCACCCCATTGGGATTCGCTCGCGTATTTTTATACATGCCTCCTGGGTTAACCATAGGCATAATTACCAAAGCAACATCTTCATCAAACTGGCTACGCCACAATTTATCCCAACGTAAGCGTTGAATCAGGCTTTGCATCCAGGCCAATAGCGCTTGTGTTCCGATACGCTCTACTCCATGCAAACTAGCACTAATGAAAAGGATATGATCTGCCTTTGACACATTACCCAAGGTTAACAAGGGAATCGGTAACGCTATATTCTGAACGCGAATCCAATCTAAGATCTTAACCTGCATCATACCCAGAGACTGATCTAGCAACTTATCCAGCTGAATCAACTCAGGCACATGTTGACGAAGTGTATCTTTGTTTTTATGAATGTAATTTTGCAAGGCTTCATAATCGTCTTTGTCGTCAAAAATCGTTTCTATTGAAAACAATGACGCTTTGGGAGGCACATTAGGTTGATTGGTTTGGTCTATCGCGTCCTTCACGGTCATAGTAGCAGCCATCCAAAAAAGGCAGGTAAATAGCCTAATCAGTCTAGCGAAATTACATTCAAATAGCCGTCGAAAAACATGACTGCAATAAAAAATTCACAATCCATAGGTGAGCTAGGATGACTGTGCTAGTCTGTCAGCATCGTCATATCCACTAGTAGACAGACTATGAAACACATTGCTGTATTTGCCGACGTGCAAAACATTTATTACACCACGCGAGATCGCTTCAAGCGCTCATTTAATTACAAAGCGCTAATAGAACAATTAAAAAATGAAGGCGTCATTGTACAAGCTCATGCCTATGCCATTGACCGCGGCATTGATAGTCAGATCAAATTTCAGGATGCCTTACGCAATATGGGTTTTGACGTTCATTTAAAACCCTTTATCCAACGACGGGATGGCAGTGCGAAAGGCGATTGGGACGTGGGCATAACCATTGATATCATGGAAGCGGCAAAAGACGTAGAGGAAGTAGTGCTACTAAGTGGTGACGGTGACTTTGCAATTTTACTTGAACACATCCGCGATCACTATCAAACCACCAGCAAAGTCTATGGCGTAGAGTTTTTAACCGCCAATGGCTTAATAAAGAGTTGCGATGTATTTAGGGACATTGATGAATCATTGCTGATATAGCCGTGATAAAAAAGGCGATTACTTTGCAGTAATCGCCTTTCTTTTTAACTTACCTGTGCGGCTTAAATGCTCATCAAGTGCTCGCGGTAATAGCGCAGCTCTTCAATGCTTTCACGAATATCATCCAGCGCTTGATGTGCACCCTTTTTCTGTAAGCCTTTTAGTTTTTCTGGAGCCCAACGGCGAGCCAATTCTTTTAGCGTGCTCACATCCAAATTGCGATAATGGAAGAAGTCTTCTAGCTCAGGCATGTACTTGTTCAAGAATCGGCGATCCTGATGCACACTGTTGCCACACATAGGGCTGACACCTTTACCCACATACTGCTGTAAAAAGGCGATGGTTTGCTTTACCGCTTCTTGCTCATCAATATCACTTTCTTTCACACGTTTAGTTAAACCAGAATTGCCATGAGTGCGTGTATTCCACTCGTCCATATTGTTCATCAAGCTATCAGGCTGATGAATGGCCAAAACCGGGCCTTCCGCCAATACATTGAGCTCGCTA from Bermanella marisrubri carries:
- the orn gene encoding oligoribonuclease, with product MSEKETLNKHNLIWIDLEMTGLEPAQDRIIEIATIVTDSELNVLAEGPVLAIHQPDSLMNNMDEWNTRTHGNSGLTKRVKESDIDEQEAVKQTIAFLQQYVGKGVSPMCGNSVHQDRRFLNKYMPELEDFFHYRNLDVSTLKELARRWAPEKLKGLQKKGAHQALDDIRESIEELRYYREHLMSI
- a CDS encoding NYN domain-containing protein — translated: MKHIAVFADVQNIYYTTRDRFKRSFNYKALIEQLKNEGVIVQAHAYAIDRGIDSQIKFQDALRNMGFDVHLKPFIQRRDGSAKGDWDVGITIDIMEAAKDVEEVVLLSGDGDFAILLEHIRDHYQTTSKVYGVEFLTANGLIKSCDVFRDIDESLLI
- a CDS encoding M14 family zinc carboxypeptidase; amino-acid sequence: MTVKDAIDQTNQPNVPPKASLFSIETIFDDKDDYEALQNYIHKNKDTLRQHVPELIQLDKLLDQSLGMMQVKILDWIRVQNIALPIPLLTLGNVSKADHILFISASLHGVERIGTQALLAWMQSLIQRLRWDKLWRSQFDEDVALVIMPMVNPGGMYKNTRANPNGVDINRHAPIDAEDSPSFLVGGQRFSSWLPWYRGKHGIAPEKEFSVLESVIDTITAENKTVIALDIHSGFGLRDQLWIPYAFRKQPINDVAIYMALKILWERNYPHHRYIFEPQSIRYLTHGDVWDYFHRKCQKLNKRLLPITLEMGSWNWVKKRPVQLLSFSGLFHPMVPHRHARVMRQHLGLLDFMLSATRNFDEWCPQGDNWYAMEQVAHAMWYQSG